In Synergistaceae bacterium, a genomic segment contains:
- a CDS encoding ABC transporter ATP-binding protein, translating into MYLEARKINVAYDYVRALQDVSVSLGKGEIITLVGANGAGKTSILRAITGLKPIQSGSIFFDGEEIGKLPPVAIVARGIVMVPEGRHVFPLMTVKDNLMMGAFLRKDKVGIKESLEKILERFPRLKERIGQSAGTMSGGEQQMLVIGRGLMAKPRLLLLDEPSLGVAPIFVQEIAKAIVSINREEKVSIILVEQNSRMALKISHRAYVLVTGKVALEGESSRLRDDERVQRAYLGGSVD; encoded by the coding sequence ATGTATCTTGAAGCTCGAAAAATAAACGTCGCTTATGATTACGTCAGAGCCCTTCAGGACGTTTCCGTTTCGCTCGGCAAAGGAGAGATCATAACGCTCGTGGGCGCCAATGGGGCGGGAAAGACGTCGATCCTGCGCGCGATCACGGGCCTCAAACCGATACAGAGCGGATCTATCTTTTTCGATGGGGAAGAGATCGGCAAACTGCCCCCGGTTGCGATCGTGGCACGGGGAATCGTGATGGTTCCCGAAGGCCGCCATGTTTTTCCCCTGATGACGGTGAAAGACAACCTTATGATGGGCGCGTTTCTCCGAAAAGACAAAGTCGGAATCAAAGAATCACTAGAAAAAATTCTGGAACGCTTTCCCCGTCTTAAAGAACGCATCGGCCAGTCGGCGGGCACCATGAGCGGCGGCGAGCAGCAGATGCTGGTTATTGGAAGGGGGCTTATGGCTAAACCCCGATTGCTGCTTCTCGACGAACCGTCTCTGGGGGTGGCGCCCATCTTCGTACAGGAAATCGCCAAAGCCATTGTCAGCATCAACCGCGAGGAAAAGGTCAGCATCATTCTTGTCGAGCAAAATTCCCGCATGGCGCTGAAAATTTCTCATCGCGCCTACGTCCTGGTCACGGGGAAGGTGGCGCTCGAAGGAGAATCGAGTCGGCTTCGTGACGACGAGCGTGTTCAACGCGCCTACCTGGGAGGGAGTGTCGATTGA
- a CDS encoding ABC transporter ATP-binding protein codes for MTLMEVKNLTKRFGGLPAVNDVSFEVSEGEILSVIGPNGAGKSTLFKLISSFLPATSGKIFYKGEDITSQSPHIAARKGIVRTFQETTIFKDMTVLDNVVVAHHLSGRASLPGFFFGTRTARADEARFRASASEILDYLGLTEVRHMTASSLPHGHLRALGIAIGLAAQPKLLLLDEPFAGMNSEETARAIQMVRGIRDRGVTVILVEHDMSAVMTISDRIVVLNFGKKIAEGTPSAIQNDEAVIEAYLGREDEEAELDVS; via the coding sequence ATGACGCTGATGGAGGTCAAAAACCTCACGAAACGTTTTGGCGGTTTGCCCGCCGTTAACGACGTTTCCTTCGAGGTCAGCGAAGGAGAAATTTTGAGCGTCATAGGACCGAACGGGGCGGGAAAAAGCACCTTGTTCAAGCTTATCTCCTCATTCTTGCCCGCCACGTCGGGGAAAATATTTTACAAGGGAGAGGACATCACATCGCAGTCGCCTCATATCGCGGCCCGCAAAGGCATTGTCCGCACCTTTCAGGAGACGACGATTTTCAAGGACATGACAGTGCTGGACAATGTCGTCGTGGCTCACCATTTGAGCGGCCGAGCTTCTCTTCCCGGCTTTTTCTTCGGGACGCGGACGGCGCGGGCGGACGAGGCACGGTTCCGTGCAAGCGCCTCGGAGATTTTGGATTACCTGGGACTGACCGAGGTGAGGCACATGACCGCGTCAAGCTTGCCGCATGGGCATTTACGAGCTTTGGGTATCGCGATCGGCCTCGCGGCACAGCCTAAATTACTGCTTTTGGACGAGCCCTTCGCGGGTATGAACTCCGAGGAAACGGCACGGGCCATTCAGATGGTCCGGGGTATTCGGGATCGTGGAGTGACCGTCATTCTCGTGGAACATGACATGTCAGCCGTCATGACCATCAGCGACAGGATCGTCGTCTTGAATTTCGGGAAGAAGATAGCCGAGGGAACCCCGTCCGCGATACAGAACGACGAAGCCGTGATCGAAGCCTACCTGGGGCGCGAAGACGAGGAGGCGGAATTGGATGTATCTTGA
- a CDS encoding branched-chain amino acid ABC transporter permease: MKKLKTAIGVAFFLAIYLVLLPWLFRDQPYRLGILTTSSVLSLISAGVWLMFYIGRINMGQGGFALLGGYVSAVMISKLGVSFWLSLVGACAITVVVSILVGLPLLRLKGVYFSMITLSLTETARLAAQSFPSLTNGSRGILNLPLPGALKVAGFTIIPDFNTLDKHFAFYYLGAFLTILGFAVLYRVVNSRLGWLFRSLQQNEDLASSFGVNVPWLRVIALAICAAFAGAGGAFFVATQQSIYPATFTFQDSTYFLLYCFLGGLGSVWGALVGTFVLFLSFEMLQGLNQYQPLIYSLIMISMMLWLPNGLLSLKWPFSRSSVEPAAKPAIKPAIEEERP, from the coding sequence GTGAAAAAATTGAAAACGGCAATAGGTGTTGCTTTCTTCCTGGCGATTTACCTCGTGCTGCTTCCGTGGCTTTTCCGCGATCAGCCGTATCGGTTGGGGATTTTGACGACGTCGTCCGTTTTGAGCCTGATCAGCGCCGGCGTTTGGCTGATGTTCTACATCGGGCGGATCAATATGGGGCAAGGCGGTTTTGCCCTGCTGGGCGGTTACGTCTCCGCCGTCATGATCTCGAAGTTGGGAGTGTCTTTTTGGCTTTCTCTAGTTGGCGCTTGCGCCATCACGGTAGTTGTGAGTATTTTGGTCGGGTTGCCGTTGCTGCGCCTGAAGGGAGTCTACTTTTCAATGATCACCCTCAGCCTGACCGAGACGGCCCGCCTCGCCGCGCAAAGTTTCCCCTCGCTGACGAACGGTTCGAGGGGAATTTTGAACCTTCCCTTGCCAGGCGCGCTGAAAGTGGCCGGCTTTACGATCATTCCTGACTTCAACACCCTTGACAAACACTTCGCTTTCTATTATCTGGGAGCATTCCTGACGATTCTGGGTTTCGCGGTTCTCTATAGAGTCGTGAACAGCCGCTTGGGCTGGTTGTTTCGCTCTCTCCAACAAAACGAGGACCTGGCGTCGTCGTTCGGCGTCAACGTTCCTTGGTTGCGCGTCATCGCTTTGGCCATATGCGCGGCGTTCGCGGGGGCCGGAGGGGCCTTTTTCGTCGCGACGCAGCAAAGTATTTACCCGGCCACGTTTACATTTCAGGACTCGACTTATTTTCTGCTCTATTGTTTCCTGGGAGGCCTGGGCAGCGTGTGGGGAGCCCTGGTGGGCACGTTTGTGCTTTTCCTGAGTTTCGAGATGCTCCAGGGTCTGAATCAATATCAGCCTCTGATTTACTCCCTGATCATGATCAGTATGATGCTATGGCTTCCAAATGGGCTGTTGAGCTTGAAATGGCCGTTCTCGCGGTCTAGTGTCGAGCCTGCCGCCAAGCCTGCTATCAAGCCTGCTATCGAGGAAGAGCGGCCATGA
- a CDS encoding branched-chain amino acid ABC transporter permease — MGQVLFNGLYTGAQYALIALGLTLIFSLMNVLNFAHGQLYVLGGFVTYYVYGRMKLPFPVALVASALTLALIGYLFQTLLFRPVMRRSVRDESTMLLSAGTATMVESLVLIFFGEKHRGVPAVISGVYQIEGVFLPKGRLLVIGLSFLFIAVFILFMRYTRPGRALRAMAQDAETACLMGVDTERYAILGWALAAMLAGIAGAMLVPISGVNSGLGNWISIKTFIMVMIGGAGVVSGAIAGGLALGMIESLGYHFFPGGETYLIIFAGLIVFLAVRPNGLMGKAVG, encoded by the coding sequence GTGGGGCAGGTTCTTTTCAACGGCTTATACACGGGAGCGCAGTATGCCCTTATCGCTTTGGGGTTGACGTTGATCTTTTCTCTCATGAATGTACTCAACTTCGCGCATGGGCAGCTTTATGTGTTGGGTGGTTTTGTGACTTACTATGTATACGGCAGGATGAAGCTGCCTTTTCCCGTCGCTCTGGTGGCTTCCGCTTTGACACTGGCTTTGATCGGATACCTGTTTCAGACGCTTCTCTTCAGGCCCGTCATGCGCCGCAGTGTGAGAGACGAAAGCACGATGCTTTTGTCCGCTGGGACGGCGACGATGGTCGAAAGCCTCGTCCTGATTTTCTTCGGGGAAAAGCACCGCGGTGTTCCTGCTGTGATAAGCGGGGTTTATCAGATAGAAGGTGTATTCCTCCCCAAGGGGCGTCTGCTCGTTATCGGGCTTTCTTTTCTTTTTATCGCTGTTTTCATTTTATTTATGCGCTACACTCGTCCGGGCCGGGCGCTCCGTGCAATGGCGCAGGACGCTGAGACGGCCTGCCTTATGGGTGTGGACACTGAGCGCTACGCAATCCTGGGCTGGGCCTTGGCCGCCATGCTGGCCGGAATCGCCGGGGCCATGCTTGTGCCTATATCGGGAGTCAATTCCGGTCTCGGAAATTGGATTTCCATAAAAACGTTCATCATGGTCATGATCGGCGGCGCGGGGGTTGTCTCGGGAGCGATAGCCGGAGGGCTGGCTCTGGGCATGATCGAATCTCTCGGCTACCATTTTTTCCCTGGAGGCGAGACCTACCTCATTATTTTCGCCGGGCTGATTGTCTTTCTGGCCGTGCGCCCCAATGGCCTGATGGGGAAAGCTGTGGGGTAA
- a CDS encoding ABC transporter substrate-binding protein, whose product MKCSFKKFLVLSFVVFFVFSSVMGAMAAEKILKIGVLGVMSGPAASWGLVNRYCVEASAEMINEQGGFEIGGEKYTIQIVAIDDRNDPKVAVSGAERLIYEEGIHYIIGPNIAPTALAIVPVIEQGGAISIPYAFPKELYSLPASNSILGMIASYQAGPVIYKYLIDNKGIKSIAFVARNDSESLTQRDEGADAAKKLGLEVLSDRDTYEPGTTDFFPVMSGIVSKKPGLLVLSGPAPADTPLLIKAARELGFEGIISTENAQDAKVISELAGDAANGFISVGGASTPDIRSAYMEEFMKRYEKVAGEWNDEAGTKVYALEIILNTLQQAGPEAITDVAKFKTAMDTFSMPNPYLKDERPLNYIGVPYFGQKRQISVPMVVNIYEDGDFKTLFVGSAE is encoded by the coding sequence ATGAAGTGTAGTTTTAAAAAGTTTTTGGTGCTGTCTTTCGTTGTGTTCTTTGTTTTTTCCAGCGTAATGGGGGCTATGGCGGCTGAGAAGATTCTCAAGATCGGCGTCTTAGGCGTCATGAGCGGACCGGCGGCCTCTTGGGGATTGGTCAATCGCTATTGCGTCGAGGCTTCCGCTGAAATGATCAACGAGCAAGGCGGATTCGAGATCGGAGGAGAGAAGTACACTATACAAATCGTGGCAATCGACGACCGCAACGACCCGAAGGTCGCCGTTTCCGGCGCGGAGCGTCTGATTTACGAGGAAGGAATTCATTACATCATCGGTCCCAATATCGCGCCGACCGCTCTGGCCATCGTTCCGGTTATCGAGCAAGGCGGCGCTATAAGCATTCCTTACGCTTTTCCAAAAGAACTCTACTCTCTTCCGGCGTCGAACTCCATTTTGGGCATGATCGCATCCTACCAGGCGGGCCCCGTCATCTATAAATATCTGATTGACAACAAGGGAATCAAGTCGATCGCCTTCGTGGCGCGCAACGACTCCGAATCCCTTACCCAAAGAGACGAAGGCGCTGACGCCGCGAAGAAACTTGGTCTGGAGGTTCTTTCCGACAGGGATACTTACGAACCTGGCACGACGGACTTCTTTCCCGTCATGTCCGGCATCGTTTCCAAAAAACCGGGTTTGCTGGTTCTATCTGGTCCAGCCCCGGCTGACACACCGCTTTTGATCAAAGCGGCCCGTGAACTTGGCTTCGAAGGGATAATCAGCACGGAAAACGCGCAGGACGCCAAAGTCATATCAGAACTCGCCGGAGACGCGGCCAACGGCTTCATCTCAGTCGGAGGCGCGAGCACTCCCGACATACGTAGCGCTTACATGGAAGAATTTATGAAGCGCTACGAGAAAGTGGCGGGAGAGTGGAACGACGAGGCCGGAACGAAGGTCTACGCCCTCGAAATAATCCTCAACACCCTGCAGCAGGCCGGCCCGGAGGCCATTACCGACGTGGCGAAGTTCAAGACCGCGATGGACACTTTCTCCATGCCCAACCCTTACCTGAAAGACGAGCGACCCCTTAATTACATCGGAGTCCCTTATTTCGGGCAGAAGCGCCAGATTTCCGTCCCGATGGTCGTGAATATCTACGAGGACGGCGATTTCAAGACTCTATTCGTAGGAAGCGCGGAATAG
- a CDS encoding amidohydrolase family protein produces the protein MIFDLLLRNGTIVTSEGLFEGNVYTEGGKISAITQRDIVWEARQTENISGKLVFPGAIDVHVHFNDPGYLWREDFEHGTLAAAAGGVTTVLDMPLQNDPALTSVPLFHAKHAAVREKALVNYGFWGGLVDDVLDKDKPDKDKDKDKDKDKDKDKKDKDKDKDKMEELHNAGVVAFKIFIGPVSSDYRSLDMGAIRETLRKAASLGALVGFHAEDFAIVKHEEARAQREGRAGRLDFLRSRPLSAEIIAVENVIELVRETGARAHICHISHPEVAERVRQARAKGLPLSAETCTHYLVFSEDDFLCGREGMFFKCAPPLRERDAMERLWDYVADGTLQCVASDHSPCASWEKCAPWEKEKEEKEGAFAPWGGISGVQTTMQVLYDSAVHKRHLSPELLARCLSEEPARVFGLYGRKGAIEIGFDADIVVLDPEREWEITPDSLFYLNKISAFAGLKGKGQPVMTFVRGELVFRDDGGKSEKMPMFGHGRLELRN, from the coding sequence ATGATTTTTGATTTGCTTTTAAGAAACGGAACTATCGTCACGTCTGAGGGGCTTTTTGAGGGAAATGTCTACACGGAAGGGGGAAAAATCTCCGCGATAACCCAAAGGGATATTGTATGGGAAGCGCGTCAGACGGAAAATATCTCCGGTAAACTCGTTTTTCCTGGAGCCATTGATGTTCATGTCCATTTTAACGATCCGGGATATCTGTGGCGCGAGGATTTCGAGCACGGAACTCTGGCGGCGGCGGCCGGAGGCGTCACGACCGTTCTCGACATGCCGCTCCAAAACGACCCCGCCTTGACGAGCGTGCCGCTCTTTCACGCCAAACACGCGGCCGTCCGGGAGAAGGCTTTGGTGAACTACGGTTTTTGGGGTGGTCTCGTCGATGACGTTCTGGATAAAGACAAACCGGACAAAGACAAAGATAAAGATAAAGACAAAGATAAAGACAAAGATAAAAAAGATAAAGATAAAGATAAAGATAAAATGGAAGAACTTCACAACGCCGGCGTTGTTGCTTTCAAGATTTTTATCGGCCCAGTATCGAGTGATTACCGTTCTCTCGATATGGGGGCCATAAGGGAAACGTTGCGAAAAGCGGCCTCTCTTGGCGCTCTCGTCGGTTTCCACGCGGAAGATTTCGCTATCGTCAAACACGAAGAAGCGCGCGCGCAAAGAGAGGGGCGGGCGGGGCGTCTTGATTTTCTCCGGTCTCGCCCCCTCTCCGCGGAGATCATCGCCGTGGAAAACGTGATCGAACTGGTTCGCGAAACTGGCGCGAGGGCTCATATCTGCCACATCAGTCACCCCGAGGTGGCGGAACGCGTGCGCCAAGCGAGAGCGAAAGGCCTTCCCCTCTCGGCCGAGACCTGCACACACTACCTCGTCTTCTCGGAGGACGATTTCCTGTGCGGGCGCGAGGGAATGTTTTTCAAATGCGCCCCTCCTCTGAGAGAGCGGGACGCTATGGAGCGATTGTGGGATTACGTCGCCGACGGAACCCTCCAGTGTGTCGCCTCCGATCACTCGCCCTGCGCGTCCTGGGAAAAATGCGCGCCCTGGGAAAAAGAAAAAGAAGAAAAGGAAGGCGCGTTCGCGCCCTGGGGTGGCATTTCGGGCGTTCAGACGACAATGCAGGTTCTTTACGACAGTGCTGTCCACAAGCGGCACTTAAGCCCGGAACTCCTCGCCCGCTGTCTATCCGAGGAACCGGCCCGCGTTTTCGGGCTCTACGGACGCAAGGGAGCGATTGAAATTGGCTTCGACGCGGACATTGTCGTCCTCGACCCTGAACGCGAGTGGGAAATTACCCCCGATTCTTTGTTTTATCTGAACAAAATTTCGGCCTTTGCTGGATTGAAAGGGAAGGGTCAGCCCGTTATGACCTTCGTCCGCGGCGAACTTGTTTTTCGAGACGATGGCGGGAAGTCCGAAAAAATGCCGATGTTCGGTCACGGCAGACTTGAATTAAGAAATTGA
- a CDS encoding dicarboxylate/amino acid:cation symporter — translation MGKGKFRYSLMLGICIAAVAGLVCGIVFGEKMANFKVVGDLFLQLMQMPIILLIMTAVIEAVGTLNPKELGRLGLKTIVLFALTTAMAGLAGLAAGFVMQPGVGLQIEGVFDLQTITVPTPANFSQQLLGYVSSNIFASMAGGNNLQCVIIAILFGITLSIYGSKNESNPVLNGIKHVNKVVMQFIFIIIQGLPLAIFSFISYAVGVIGTQVLLTLAKLIIANYIAMCAVMLFFIVFACSYCKVNPFKFFPKIARMTLIAFVSTSSAVTLPTKMEDGEKLIGISPRVNRLVAPMGMSMNSDGAVCFFCLSCVTIAQVFGLSMTGSQLVTLIVFSTAFSFAAVSVPGGGLVMLAVVLAAVGLPVEGMVIISAADFFLAPIRTIGNSIDDVMVAMIVAQSEGEFDRDIYNGKKAFDPNVLSYKKA, via the coding sequence TTGGGTAAGGGAAAGTTCAGGTACAGCTTGATGTTGGGGATTTGTATAGCTGCTGTCGCGGGATTGGTCTGCGGAATTGTTTTCGGCGAAAAGATGGCGAACTTCAAGGTGGTCGGGGATCTATTCCTTCAGTTAATGCAGATGCCGATCATTCTGTTGATCATGACCGCCGTCATCGAGGCGGTTGGAACTCTCAACCCCAAGGAATTGGGCAGACTGGGATTGAAGACGATCGTGTTGTTCGCCCTTACGACGGCGATGGCCGGGCTGGCTGGGCTGGCTGCGGGGTTTGTCATGCAGCCTGGTGTAGGATTGCAGATCGAGGGAGTATTTGACTTGCAAACGATAACTGTGCCGACGCCCGCCAATTTTTCCCAACAATTGCTGGGTTACGTTTCCAGCAACATTTTTGCCTCAATGGCGGGCGGCAATAATCTGCAGTGCGTCATCATCGCGATTCTCTTTGGCATTACGTTGAGCATTTATGGCTCGAAGAACGAAAGCAACCCGGTTTTGAACGGCATCAAACACGTCAACAAAGTCGTCATGCAGTTCATTTTCATCATCATTCAGGGATTACCCCTCGCTATTTTTTCCTTCATCAGCTACGCGGTGGGCGTTATCGGAACCCAGGTATTGTTGACGCTAGCGAAACTGATCATCGCCAATTACATCGCCATGTGTGCCGTGATGCTGTTCTTTATCGTCTTCGCGTGTAGCTATTGCAAGGTCAATCCCTTCAAGTTTTTTCCCAAAATTGCTCGTATGACACTGATCGCTTTCGTGTCAACGTCTTCCGCCGTCACCTTACCGACTAAAATGGAAGATGGCGAGAAGTTGATTGGTATTAGTCCGAGAGTCAACCGCTTGGTCGCGCCGATGGGAATGTCCATGAACAGCGACGGAGCTGTGTGCTTTTTCTGTCTGTCGTGTGTCACCATCGCTCAAGTGTTTGGTTTGAGCATGACGGGATCTCAGCTTGTGACGTTGATCGTGTTCTCCACGGCGTTCAGTTTCGCTGCAGTATCGGTTCCCGGAGGCGGTTTGGTCATGCTGGCTGTAGTGTTGGCCGCGGTTGGGCTGCCGGTAGAAGGGATGGTCATCATCTCGGCCGCCGACTTCTTCTTGGCCCCCATTCGCACCATTGGAAATTCCATTGACGACGTCATGGTCGCGATGATCGTCGCGCAATCGGAAGGGGAATTTGACCGAGACATTTACAACGGGAAAAAAGCATTCGACCCGAACGTGTTGTCCTACAAAAAAGCCTGA